The Raphanus sativus cultivar WK10039 chromosome 2, ASM80110v3, whole genome shotgun sequence genome includes a region encoding these proteins:
- the LOC108836468 gene encoding probable pectate lyase 19: MARLLKLMFMFYIAGLMIPTIRANFSELDEYWSKRADEAREFTLQSYHSDPYEVVDHFHERHYDNSTDVTETEEDSDVEPEEVEDDVIEMVGDEMNSTRRILRGKNKGKGKGKGKRKGKWSKLKGPCTASNPIDKCWRCRSNWARRRKNLVKCVRGFGHSTIGGKRGRIYVVTSNLDDDMVNPRPGTLRHAVIQKEPLWIIFKNDMHIRLSQELMICSFKTIDARGADVHIAHGAGITMQFVRHVIIHGLHIHHICQSNGGMIRDSVNHFGMRTKADGDGISIYGSSQIWLDHISMSKCQDGLIDAIVGSTAITISNSHFTHHNDVMLLGAQNDNQGDKKMQVTVAYNHFGKGLVQRMPRIRWGFVHVVNNDYTHWELYAIGGSQAPTILSHGNRFIAPPHKPHYREVTKRDYAPENEWKHWNWRSDKDMFMNGAYFRQSGNPHFKYVHTRKQMIKPKHGIAVSMLTKYAGALDCKVGKRC, translated from the exons ATGGCTAGGCTGTTAAAGTTgatgtttatgttttatatcGCCGGCCTGATGATTCCGACCATACGAGCAAACTTTTCTGAGTTGGACGAATATTGGTCGAAACGAGCCGACGAAGCCCGAGAATTCACCCTTCAATCTTATCATTCTGATCCTTACGAAGTCGTTGATCACTTTCACGAACGTCATTACGA CAACTCTACTGATGTAACGGAGACCGAGGAAGATAGCGACGTGGAGCCTGAAGAGGTGGAAGATGATGTCATTGAAATGGTCGGAGACGAGATGAACAGCACGAGGCGGATCTTAAGAGGTAAAAATAAAGGTAAAGGTAAAGGTAagggaaaaagaaaaggaaaatggaGTAAGCTCAAGGGGCCGTGTACCGCAAGTAACCCGATAGATAAATGCTGGCGTTGCCGCTCGAATTGGGCTAGGCGTCGTAAGAATCTTGTCAAATGTGTCCGCGGGTTCGGACACAGCACAATAGGTGGAAAGCGTGGACGCATCTACGTGGTTACAAGCAACCTCGACGACGACATGGTGAACCCTAGACCCGGGACATTACGTCACGCCGTGATTCAGAAAGAACCTCTTTGGATCATTTTCAAGAACGATATGCACATTCGTTTAAGCCAAGAGCTTATGATTTGTAGCTTCAAGACGATCGATGCGCGAGGAGCTGATGTCCATATCGCGCATGGCGCAGGGATCACGATGCAGTTTGTGAGACATGTCATTATCCATGGATTGCATATTCACCACATTTGCCAGAGTAACGGTGGTATGATCCGAGACTCAGTAAACCATTTCGGAATGAGAACGAAAGCCGATGGTGACGGTATATCTATATATGGTTCGTCTCAGATATGGCTTGACCATATTTCCATGTCTAAATGTCAAGATGGACTCATTGATGCCATTGTTGGATCTACTGCCATTACAATCTCCAACTCTCACTTCACTCACCACAATGAC GTGATGTTGCTTGGTGCACAAAACGACAATCAAGGAGACAAGAAGATGCAAGTCACAGTGGCTTATAACCATTTTGGTAAGGGACTTGTGCAGAGGATGCCAAGGATCCGGTGGGGGTTTGTTCATGTTGTGAACAATGACTACACTCATTGGGAGCTTTACGCTATTGGAGGTAGTCAAGCTCCCACGATACTCAGCCATGGAAACCGATTCATAGCTCCTCCACACAAACCTCATTACCGAGAG GTGACTAAGAGAGATTATGCTCCGGAAAATGAGTGGAAACATTGGAATTGGAGATCAGACAAAGATATGTTCATGAACGGAGCTTATTTTAGACAATCTGGGAATCCTCATTTTAAATATGTCCACACGAGAAAACAAATGATTAAACCGAAACATGGAATAGCGGTTTCTATGCTGACCAAATACGCGGGAGCACTTGATTGCAAAGTCGGAAAACGCTGTTAG